In Atopobium sp. oral taxon 416, the genomic stretch AGGCGAATTAATCATCGTTTCCCTAGCGAGCCATTGGCTCATCTCTAATCCTTGGGCATTACTGCCTTCATACAAAGCGCCATCGAGATGGCACCCGCATCGGGTGTGCCAAAGCTACGTTCTGCAGCAGGCCGTGCTCGCCCAACCTTCGGAAGAAGATCCTTGGTCGCCTCTGCTGCCTTTTGCGCAACTGCCGACGCGGCACCCCAAGCATCCTTCAGAGAAGTTCCCTTCTCTGCCTGTCTATCAAGCTCTTCCACAAACGGAGCAAGCGCATCGAGCATGGTCTTGTCTCCCGGATGCGCGCCGCCTAGACTCTCCATCTTATCCAACGCGGCATGTGCTGCCTTAGCAGCATCTACCGTTCCATATGAATTAGCGTTGTCGCCAAGCGAGTCGCCCGCCGCCTCCAGAGCGGAGCCCCACAAGACTCCAGAAGTGCCCCCCGCCTTTGCCGCCCATGCATGGCCTGCTTCGCGAAGAGTTGATCCAAGAGCAGCTCCACGATCATGCGCTTTAGCCGCCGCCTCAGCCGCGAAAGTCGTTCCCTTCACCATTCCACGGCCGTGGTCACCGTCACCAGCAACACCATCAATTTTTGCCAAATCCTGTTCGGCGTCTACGATTGCAGTGCGCATACGATCAAGTGCGTCAATTACATAATCAGCAGCCTTCTCAGATGCCTCGGACCCCTTGCTGAACACCACTGTATCTTCTATTCCCGTGGTATATGTGACGCGCGTGCCAGATAACATCGTCCCCCCGCCAAGACGATACGACGGAGTGTCGCATGGTGCGAGCCACGCCTTCTCCAACTCATCGTCGAGATATTCCACTGCAAGCGCAATACCCTCCATATCGAGAGACGTGACGTACTCGCCGACAAGCGGGTGAACGAGCGTATAGCCTCTCCTCTCAAGTAGCTCTCTGACTGTTCCCCACACAA encodes the following:
- a CDS encoding dihydroxyacetone kinase family protein; amino-acid sequence: MLYNDPKSFREDMLKGYVAAYPEYVTQVPGGVARATKIPTEKVAIINGGGSGHYPAFCGIVGDGFMDGTVVGNVFTSPSTEDVLGVAHAVEHGTGLFIIGGNYAGDKMNFNMARDRLREQGVNCRSFYITDDVSSASPEEASKRRGNVGTFMVFKAAGAAAAAGLSLDEVERVTKKANDRTRTMSVGFRGCTLPGEDAPLFHVPHGRMEVGQGIHGEPGVGEADLESAGGVAQLLVDRVLAEAPINNNKRIAVILDGLGSTKYEELFIVWGTVRELLERRGYTLVHPLVGEYVTSLDMEGIALAVEYLDDELEKAWLAPCDTPSYRLGGGTMLSGTRVTYTTGIEDTVVFSKGSEASEKAADYVIDALDRMRTAIVDAEQDLAKIDGVAGDGDHGRGMVKGTTFAAEAAAKAHDRGAALGSTLREAGHAWAAKAGGTSGVLWGSALEAAGDSLGDNANSYGTVDAAKAAHAALDKMESLGGAHPGDKTMLDALAPFVEELDRQAEKGTSLKDAWGAASAVAQKAAEATKDLLPKVGRARPAAERSFGTPDAGAISMALCMKAVMPKD